The following is a genomic window from Bacteroidia bacterium.
ATGTGTGGCGATATATACCTGAGCCGGAGTACCAGCGGGAATTACTTCCCTCGTTTTTTACCTGTACGGCAACCACATTGGGTTGCCCGGCCGGATTTAGGTATGAGGTAATGTCGTAATAAAAAGAAGTATAGCCATAGGGGTGATTGCCAACATGTCTGCCATTGATCCACACATCCGAATTCATGAATATGCCATCAAATTGAAGATAGGCAATTTTTTTATTGTCGTCCTCGCCTATGGTAAAGGTTTTCCTATACCAGGCCGTTCCCCCTATCGTATAGGCTGTTCTCATTTTGCCAACAGAAGACTTTGAAAAAGGACCCATTACACTGTCAGACTGATTGGGCAGATCTTCAATGCTCCAATCGTGCGGAAGATCCAATAACCGCCAATTGGAGTCGTCAAAAGAAGGGAGTGCAGCTTCTTCAGGAGCATCTTTGGCAAAATGCCAGTTATCATCAAACGACAACGTGTGACTTTCTTCCGGAGCCTTCGGCACACTACATGAAAAATTAATAGCTACTGAAGGGATGACGAATAACAGTATGAGGTAATTTTTTATGGCCATGGCTTGATTTTTTACTGTTTAAATCAGTTCATAATATAATGTAACAATCCTTCTGGCCATAAATAATATCCATCAGAAAATTCGCGGGCACCATTAGCTACAACTCCACAACGAAATCTACACCAGTTCATGCCTCGATAACCCCAAACGAATTCCCCGGATTTGAGATAATTGATCACTTCTTCTTTTTCCTCCTGAGTCCAATTATGATCCACAAACTTTCCAGGATCAGAATATAGTGGATCATCTTCTGAATGCCAATAACCTATCAATCGAACTTTTTAATTTTCCATTAATATTTTATTTAGAATACCTTCGAACCAATCCTCTGATTAGAATCCCTGCTCCTGTCGCGATTATCCCAATATCAAAAAATATTTTTTCTTCAGAAAAAAGTGTAAATCCAATTGATACCAATATCCCAAGGAGCATAATAGCAACTCCCAAAATGATACCTTCCATTCCCGCTTGATTTGATACTTTTCCCCGCTCATACATTATATCTTTTGCAGCATTTGCAGATATTTCTTCAGGAAATCCCATATGAGTTAACCTTTCCTTTATTTCTATCTCTGACAAAGAAGTTTTTTTCAACTTCAATGCTTCAAGATATACTTTATTAACAAGGTCTTGATTCATTTCTGATAATTAAATATGAAGAGGTTTTTGCCAGAGTACAGGTCGAAAGAACCTGTCATATTTCACTTAAAATAGTAATGCCATTTGCCTTCATACATTTGGTCGAAATTCTCCTTACTGTCATAATAGAATGAAACCGACGCCCTATTCACATACCCAAATTCGTCATGCTGAGAGGCAAGTGCAACGAGTTCGGTTTCAATTTGATCGTTGATACCCGATTTCTGATTATCAAGGTAATCACTTTCTTTTATATAGAAGATGATTACCTGTCCCACATTTATTAAAATCTCCCATAGATGATTGCCAGCATACTTTTTCTTGAATAGATTGAGCGAATCTCTGTCGATTTCTTGCAGGCTTTCAACAACAGATACTTTGGAAAACGCGGCATAACTGACCATCAACTCATTCAGATTGTCTTTTTCATATCCACTAATTCCATTTTCTCTGACAATTGTCCGAAATTGTTCTGCAAATTTTTGTTGAATGTCCCACTTTTCCCGCCCGGATTGAACCTCCACCACCTGGTCATAATCTTCCTGAAACTCCAGTACTACCTTTATCCCCGGATTGGTTTTGACTTTGCCGACCCTGATCTGATGATAAGAAATATTGAGAACCGCAATTCCCAATTCAACCTTAGCCCAGATTGCTAACTCATGATATTCCCGGCAGAGTGTTTTCCGACCCATCCTGACCAATTTGGTCTCCTTGTATAATTCATCAACAGGATATATCATTCCCTCAATCTTTTGGCCTCCTACCTATTATCTTTTTTGAAGATAATATATGCATTCCGTGAAGTGTTTAGAAAAATTACAGGGATGTCGCCCGCAGAATATAAGGGGAAGTATAATAAAGAGGCTATGGTTTAGCCATTTTATTGATTTTAGGCTGCACGATCCAGATACCGATTGGAAAAAACCAAATCATAAAAAACTCTCCCGCAAAGTCCGAAAATGACACTTCCCGCTGAAGCTCTACTGTTTTGATGGTCTTTGAGACAAAGTATAGTATATAAAACATGCAAAACATTGAGAACAAATGCAGGGGAACGATTAGGGCAAAAATTCCGGGGTTTCGGCCATTACCGGTCGCTATAGTCGAAAAAACACCCACAAAGAGCAGAATATAAATCAATGGCGTAAAGAAAAACACTTTAAACTTGTTGACTTTCATTTTCACCTCTTCGGGCACCTGGGGTTGAAGCCCGATGGCCACTGACCAAAACCAGCCAAAAAATACTCCCATAAACAGAACCATTATGACGGGAAAGATTTTGACATAAGTAAACATAAGTGAAAGATCAGGGTCAGGGTTATTCCCCATATTCGCAAGCATTGTTCCCATCAATATCAATTGTAAGATTATGGGTATTCCAAAAGTCAACAGGAATAATTGCCAGTGTTTTGCTTTTAAAAATGTTGCCATCATGGGTTCCAAAATTATATTGTCCGTTTGGTTTTATCGCGGGCTTAAAATATTTAATACTAAATTTCAACACGATACAAGGCTGAAGCAAGCGTTTCAAAAAATTTTCCGATGTTGTGAAAATAAAATTCAAATCCATGGCAACGGGTAAAGACAAATACACATCTTCAGGTAACCATAATTTTCGCTTATCGGTCTGTATGATAATCGTGGGGTTAGTGCTGAACCTTCAACCACTATGGTCTCAGGTCGCCATAGAGGTGGATATCAACAACCCGGTGGGGGACATGCGGCCTTTCTGGTCATTTTTCGGATACGACGAGCCCAACTATACCACCCGAAAAGACGGGCAGAAACTGCTGACCGAGTTAGCCCAACTCAGCCCGGCAACTGTGTATGTAAGAACTCACAACCTGCTCACTTCCCGTGGAAACAGCAAGGGGCCTGACCTGAAATGGGGATATACCGATGCCTACAAAGAAGATAAAAAGGGAAACCCTGTCTATAACTGGACCGTCACCGACAGCATTGTGGATGCCTATATTTCAAGAGGCATGAAACCACTGATGGAAATCGGTTTTATGCCCAGAGATTTGTCCTCTCAGCCCGAGCCATATGATCACACCTGGAGCCAGGGCGGCAATATCTGGACAGGCTGGACCTATCCGCCCAAAGATTACAATAAATGGAGAGAACTGGTATATCAGTGGGTAAAACATTCCGTGGAGCGGTATGGAAGAGAAGAAGTGAGTACCTGGTTGTGGGAGGTATGGAATGAGCCCGATATTCCCTATTGGTCGGGCACATTTGAGGAGTATTGTAAGTTGTATGACTATGCAGCAGACGGGTTAAAAAAGGCATGTCCGGAATGTACGATTGGCGGGCCACATACGACCAGCCCGCGAAGTGAGCGGGCATACAAGTACCTTACAGACTTTATCGAGCACTGCCTTCGGGGTAAAAATTACGCCACAGGCAAAGTCGGTACCCCTTTACAGTACATTGGTTTTCACGCAAAGGGATCGCCTGAGTTTGCCGATGACCATATCCGGATGAATATGGGAGTACAGTTGACAGACATCCAGCGGGCGTTTGAGGCAGTGAACTCATTTCCCGAATTGAAAGACATTCCTATCATCATCGGAGAATGCGACCCGGAAGGTTGTGCGGCCTGTTCGGAGAAAAGAGACCCCAAATATGGTTATCGGAACGGAACCATGTACGCCAGTTATACAGCAGCATCCTTTGCCAGAATATATGAACTCATGGACGCACAAAAAGTCAATCTCCGGGGTGCGGTAAGCTGGTCATTTGAGTTTGAAGATCAGGAGTGGTTTGCCGGTTTCCGCGAGCTGGCCACACATGGGATTGATAAACCCGTATTGAATGTTTTCCGCATGCTGGGCATGATGCAGGGGCAACGAGTAGCTGTTAGCAGCGAAAATGGACTGTCGGCCAAAGACATTATCACATCTGGCGTAAGACAGCAGAACGACATAAATGCACTGGCGAGTAGAAACGGAAATTCGGCATGGGTGATGGTCTGGAATTATCACGACGATGATATAAAAGGCCCGTCTGCGGAAGTAGCACTTACTGTAAAAAATACCGGAGAGAAGGTGTTAGTCCAGCATTACCGGGTAGATACACAATTCAGCAATTCATTTGAAAGGTGGAAAGCAATGGGAAAACCGCAGGAAATTTCGGACGAACAGTACCAGGAACTTGAGCGCGCAGGCCATCTGCAACTATTCACCTCGCCAGAATGGAAAAATGCCGAAAAAGGAGAAACAAAGCTGAATTTTGATTTACCGCTACAAGGAGTTTCGTTGATACAATTGAGTTGGGGGAAACCGTGAACCGGCCAACAACCCAACCAAAATTTTCAGCTTTTACGCTGCCCTAATCCTCCCTTAATCCGCAATTCCTTATTTTGGGGTGAATAATTATTTCTTATGAAAAAACTACTACTTTTACTCAGTGTTTTGGCGACAATTGGTGCTTTTGCCCAGACTACGCCTCCACAGATCATTATTAATCAGGACGGAGACGTCCACCCCTGGAATCATCTCCGTGTCAACAACGGCCCCGAAACCTTCCAGTTTGCGATTGTGACTGACCGCACAGGCGGACTGCGCCGCGGCATTTTCCCCGACGCTGTCAATAAGCTCAATCTCCTCCAGCCCGAATTTGTCATGAGTGTCGGCGACCTGATTTCGGGTTATACCGAAGATACAACTGTCATCGCGGAGGAATGGAAGGAGTTT
Proteins encoded in this region:
- a CDS encoding beta-xylosidase; translation: MATGKDKYTSSGNHNFRLSVCMIIVGLVLNLQPLWSQVAIEVDINNPVGDMRPFWSFFGYDEPNYTTRKDGQKLLTELAQLSPATVYVRTHNLLTSRGNSKGPDLKWGYTDAYKEDKKGNPVYNWTVTDSIVDAYISRGMKPLMEIGFMPRDLSSQPEPYDHTWSQGGNIWTGWTYPPKDYNKWRELVYQWVKHSVERYGREEVSTWLWEVWNEPDIPYWSGTFEEYCKLYDYAADGLKKACPECTIGGPHTTSPRSERAYKYLTDFIEHCLRGKNYATGKVGTPLQYIGFHAKGSPEFADDHIRMNMGVQLTDIQRAFEAVNSFPELKDIPIIIGECDPEGCAACSEKRDPKYGYRNGTMYASYTAASFARIYELMDAQKVNLRGAVSWSFEFEDQEWFAGFRELATHGIDKPVLNVFRMLGMMQGQRVAVSSENGLSAKDIITSGVRQQNDINALASRNGNSAWVMVWNYHDDDIKGPSAEVALTVKNTGEKVLVQHYRVDTQFSNSFERWKAMGKPQEISDEQYQELERAGHLQLFTSPEWKNAEKGETKLNFDLPLQGVSLIQLSWGKP